The proteins below come from a single Streptomyces sp. MRC013 genomic window:
- a CDS encoding DUF6278 family protein — MDIPFLDSWRRRRTGGRSTALASALERDPEGVAGLLSECALLRSRAEEAGVPLDDTPRSLEALDQMPPRWREDPEELPWLGNDAGLYLGTVIVRTVPGAVWDVLPGGRAVVRLASGRELDVVGAGLDWAISGSPQLSQTYGEAAEGR, encoded by the coding sequence ATGGACATCCCTTTTCTGGACTCCTGGCGCAGGCGGCGTACCGGCGGGCGGAGCACGGCCCTCGCGTCCGCCCTGGAGAGAGACCCGGAGGGCGTCGCCGGCCTGCTCTCCGAGTGCGCCCTGCTGCGTTCCCGGGCCGAGGAGGCGGGAGTGCCGCTCGACGACACCCCGCGCTCCCTGGAGGCCCTCGACCAGATGCCGCCGCGCTGGCGCGAGGATCCCGAGGAGCTGCCGTGGCTGGGCAACGACGCGGGCCTGTACCTCGGCACGGTGATCGTGCGCACCGTGCCGGGCGCCGTGTGGGACGTCCTGCCCGGTGGCCGTGCCGTGGTCCGCCTGGCCTCCGGGCGGGAGCTCGACGTCGTCGGCGCGGGCCTCGACTGGGCGATCTCCGGCTCGCCCCAGCTGTCGCAGACCTACGGGGAGGCGGCCGAGGGACGCTGA
- a CDS encoding exodeoxyribonuclease III, with protein sequence MRIATWNVNSITARLPRLLAWLESSGTDVLCVQETKCGAEQFPAAELRELGYESAVNATGRWNGVALVSRVGLDDVVRGLPGGPGYEGVQEPRAVSATCGPVRLWSVYVPNGREVAHDHYVYKLRWLEALRAAVAEDAAGPRPFAVLGDFNVAPTDDDVWDRSLFEGSTHVTEPERAALEALRGTGLSDVVPRALKYDRPFTYWDYRQLGFPKNRGMRIDLVYGNRPFADAVRDGYVDREERKGKGASDHAPVVVDLDV encoded by the coding sequence ATGCGCATCGCGACCTGGAACGTCAACTCGATCACCGCCCGGCTGCCCCGCTTGTTGGCCTGGCTGGAGAGCAGCGGCACGGACGTGCTGTGCGTCCAGGAGACCAAGTGCGGCGCCGAGCAGTTCCCCGCGGCCGAGCTGCGCGAGCTGGGGTACGAGTCGGCGGTGAACGCCACGGGCCGGTGGAACGGCGTCGCCCTGGTCTCCCGGGTCGGCCTGGACGACGTGGTGCGCGGTCTGCCCGGGGGGCCCGGGTACGAGGGCGTGCAGGAGCCGCGGGCGGTCTCCGCGACCTGCGGCCCCGTCCGCCTCTGGTCCGTGTACGTGCCCAACGGCCGCGAGGTCGCCCACGACCACTACGTGTACAAGCTGCGCTGGCTGGAGGCCCTCCGGGCCGCCGTCGCCGAGGACGCGGCGGGTCCGCGCCCCTTCGCGGTGCTCGGCGACTTCAACGTCGCGCCCACCGACGACGACGTGTGGGACCGCTCCCTCTTCGAGGGCTCCACGCACGTCACGGAGCCCGAGCGGGCCGCGCTGGAGGCCCTGCGCGGGACGGGCCTGAGCGACGTCGTGCCGCGCGCCCTCAAGTACGACCGCCCCTTCACCTACTGGGACTACCGACAGTTGGGCTTCCCGAAGAACCGCGGCATGCGCATCGACCTGGTGTACGGCAACAGGCCGTTCGCCGACGCCGTCCGGGACGGCTACGTCGACCGCGAGGAGCGCAAGGGCAAGGGGGCGTCCGACCACGCCCCCGTCGTCGTCGACCTCGACGTGTGA